In one window of Brassica rapa cultivar Chiifu-401-42 chromosome A07, CAAS_Brap_v3.01, whole genome shotgun sequence DNA:
- the LOC103831947 gene encoding uncharacterized protein LOC103831947 has translation MVADSVTDSQLFHESPVSRDFVKKRKANWFWKLKQWKIDARRRQWIYQWKRASVGEAGLRSLRDKLIDRKTVNDRVSYLESWSIDDHHDGLRCYDDSDDDETDLSASSPTSVLKNKDSDTNKNVHGCFCCSNQITEEEEEEAFDDAYDNWEDFSDALNSFESDEDSQRKKKSSPHKDKCKQEASPEKAIHHNATSRKKNKKKKKSDQKKEGDGDDEMSDCPICSEGMDATDLSFLPCPCGFRLCLFCHKQINENDGRCPACRNKYEQTSSHNSGEVSFQQRGRGTVRLSPSFKGLDIA, from the exons ATGGTTGCTGATTCCGTCACAGACTCTCAACTCTTCCATGAGTCTCCGGTTTCGAGAGATTTCGTCAAGAAACGGAAG GCGAATTGGTTTTGGAAGCTGAAGCAGTGGAAGATCGATGCTCGTCGCAGGCAATGGATATACCAAT GGAAGAGAGCAAGCGTAGGTGAAGCAGGGCTGAGATCTCTGCGTGACAAGCTGATTGATAGAAAAACAGTAAATGATAGAGTTTCTTACCTTGAATCTTGGAGTATTGATGATCATCATGATGGATTACGATGCTATGATGATAGTGATGACGATGAGACTGATCTGTCTGCTAGTAGCCCCACTAGTGTCCTCAAGAATAAAGACTCCGATACTAATAAGAATGTGCACGGCTGCTTCTGCTGTTCTAATCAGATCactgaggaagaggaagaagaagcttttGATGATGCGTATGACAATTGGGAAGACTTTAGCGATGCGTTGAACAGCTTTGAGAGCGACGAAGATAGCCAGAGGAAAAAGAAGTCTTCTCCTCATAAAGACAAGTGCAAGCAAGAAGCTTCACCAGAGAAGGCGATTCATCACAACGCCACCAGTagaaagaagaataagaagaagaaaaagtctGATCAGAAGAAAGAAGGTGACGGTGATGATGAGATGAGTGATTGTCCTATTTGCTCTGAAGGGATGGATGCAACGGATCTAAGCTTCTTACCATGTCCTTGCGGGTTTCGGCTGTGTCTCTTCTGCCATAAGCAGATCAACGAGAACGACGGACGTTGCCCAGCTTGCAGGAACAAGTATGAGCAGACGAGTAGTCACAACAGTGGGGAAGTTAGTTTCCAGCAACGTGGCCGTGGTACAGTTCGTTTGTCTCCTTCGTTTAAAGGACTTGACAtagcttaa
- the LOC103831946 gene encoding NAD(P)H-quinone oxidoreductase subunit O, chloroplastic translates to MAFSATLSQLSSLSTISSSLPLSSRSFPLRSQTQFRVKAEAEKQSTETKSEGEASPAATKTPKTLPKKPVYSMKKGQIVRVDKEKYLNSINYLSVGHPPFYKGLDYIYEDRGEVLDIRVFETGEYALVGWVGIPTAPAWLPTDMLIKSEKLVYERL, encoded by the exons ATGGCTTTCTCAGCGACTCTGTCTCAGCTTTCTTCTCTTTCGACAATCTCCTCCTCACTCCCACTTTCTTCTAGAAGCTTCCCTCTTCGATCTCAGACTCAGTTCAGAGTCAAAGCAGAGGCAGAGAAACAGAGCACAGAGACTAAATCCGAAGGAGAAGCTTCGCCAGCTGCAACCAAAACCCCTAAAACTCTTCCCAAGAAACCGGTTTACTCGA TGAAGAAGGGTCAAATCGTTCGTGTAGACAAGGAGAAGTACCTCAACAGCATCAAT TACTTATCAGTTGGTCATCCTCCTTTCTACAAAGGACTAGATTACATCTACGAAGATCGCGGCGAG GTACTGGACATTCGTGTCTTTGAGACAGGAGAGTATGCACTT GTTGGATGGGTTGGTATCCCAACCGCACCGGCTTGGCTACCAACAGATATGCTCATCAAG TCTGAGAAACTTGTTTACGAGAGACTATAG
- the LOC103831948 gene encoding two-component response regulator ARR15 isoform X1 codes for MALGDLSSSSSSTSELHVLAVDDSIVDRKVIERLLRISACKVTTVESGTRALQYLGLDGDKGSSGLKDLKVNLIVTDYSMPGLTGYELLKKIKESSAFREIPVVIMSSENIQPRIEQCMTEGAEDFLLKPVKLADVKRLKELIMRGGEAEQEKTSNLISPKRILQNNIFFFIIFFIITITIIFIV; via the exons ATGGCACTAGGagatttatcttcttcttcttcttctacctcgGAGTTACATGTTCTCGCTGTGGATGATAGTATTGTTGATCGTAAGGTTATTGAGAGGTTGCTTAGGATCTCTGCTTGTAAAG tgacGACTGTTGAGAGTGGGACTAGGGCTCTTCAGTATCTTGGTCTAGATGGAGACAAAGGATCTTCTGGTCTTAAG GATTTGAAGGTGAACTTGATAGTGACAGATTACTCTATGCCGGGACTAACAGGATATGAACTACTCAAGAAGATCAAA GAGTCTTCAGCATTCAGAGAAATACCTGTAGTGATAATGTCGTCTGAGAACATACAACCTCGTATAGAACA ATGCATGACAGAAGGAGCAGAGGATTTTCTGCTAAAACCGGTGAAATTAGCAGATGTGAAGCGGCTTAAAGAACTCATAATGAGAGGTGGTGAAGCTGAACAAGAGAAAACCAGTAACCTTATTAGTCCTAAGAGAATCCTTCAAaacaacatcttcttcttcatcatcttctttattATCACTATCACTATCATCTTCATCGTCTAA
- the LOC103831948 gene encoding two-component response regulator ARR15 isoform X2, which translates to MALGDLSSSSSSTSELHVLAVDDSIVDRKVIERLLRISACKVTTVESGTRALQYLGLDGDKGSSGLKDLKVNLIVTDYSMPGLTGYELLKKIKSSAFREIPVVIMSSENIQPRIEQCMTEGAEDFLLKPVKLADVKRLKELIMRGGEAEQEKTSNLISPKRILQNNIFFFIIFFIITITIIFIV; encoded by the exons ATGGCACTAGGagatttatcttcttcttcttcttctacctcgGAGTTACATGTTCTCGCTGTGGATGATAGTATTGTTGATCGTAAGGTTATTGAGAGGTTGCTTAGGATCTCTGCTTGTAAAG tgacGACTGTTGAGAGTGGGACTAGGGCTCTTCAGTATCTTGGTCTAGATGGAGACAAAGGATCTTCTGGTCTTAAG GATTTGAAGGTGAACTTGATAGTGACAGATTACTCTATGCCGGGACTAACAGGATATGAACTACTCAAGAAGATCAAA TCTTCAGCATTCAGAGAAATACCTGTAGTGATAATGTCGTCTGAGAACATACAACCTCGTATAGAACA ATGCATGACAGAAGGAGCAGAGGATTTTCTGCTAAAACCGGTGAAATTAGCAGATGTGAAGCGGCTTAAAGAACTCATAATGAGAGGTGGTGAAGCTGAACAAGAGAAAACCAGTAACCTTATTAGTCCTAAGAGAATCCTTCAAaacaacatcttcttcttcatcatcttctttattATCACTATCACTATCATCTTCATCGTCTAA